The following coding sequences are from one Arachis hypogaea cultivar Tifrunner chromosome 7, arahy.Tifrunner.gnm2.J5K5, whole genome shotgun sequence window:
- the LOC112702545 gene encoding uncharacterized protein isoform X1 — protein MACSINSATTTIATTAASTLELEHIPLTQRLRLLHSRSGYSDTPSLLTPPVDIIAKKEHEDSDLQVTCRTDQTNVREEEKTSINTSSFSQNPIHCDVPTAVKVEDSDIDDGRKTSLQSDFPAPKVKQEISEDIVDDLDHMVLKERLRLLLARKPPGLSTPISESGGGGLLENINKQCGEKLNEEIHSADGKAEMGRDQCNDIPEASKISLPELPAAGLQEHDILKSGATVKQLDSHEEQGVAAIKKDGSSSSTCRISVKVKDEPWDSSEFHNVNEEIMGSISTELPNVKSEWEVQDVNTDDLVEHISLIDRLNFLKSGDDSSLNSSNSYSFFKKSGFSSFTYSSNASESPDTISIKRLRKRKRTATDSVQTALEEDAPGLLQVLLNKGVLVDEIKLYGETENDEDLDESSCEDGFSELEAVISKIFFQRQSYIKFPIVRAAKTSRANYCLACLISLVEQSRYLQFRNWPAEWGWCRDLQSFIFVFEKHNRIVLERPEYGYATYFFELIRSLPVEWQIKRLVIAMKLSNCSRISLIEDKELVVGEHLSEGEAKVLMEYGWTPNTGLGTMLNYRDRVVHDRKNEKESSEWRSKIGKLLMNGFNGGTIVTENVPKKVEEFIRARSPDVKLEESDI, from the exons ATGGCTTGTTCAATCAACTCTGCCACCACCACCATCGCCACCACCGCCGCCAGCACACTTGAACTCGAACACATTCCCTTGACACAACGCCTACGGCTCTTGCATTCCCGCAGTGGCTATTCCGACACACCAAGCTTGCTCAC GCCCCCGGTTGATATTATTGCCAAAAAGGAACATGAGGATTCTGATTTACAG GTAACATGTCGCACGGATCAAACTAATGTTAGGGAAGAGGAGAAAACTAGTATCAACACTAGCAGTTTCTCCCAGAATCCAATACATTGTGATGTTCCTACTGCTGTAAAGGTTGAAGATTCTGATATTGATGATGGTAGAAAAACATCTCTTCAATCAGATTTTCCTGCCCCGAAGGTAAAACAGGAGATTTCTGAAGACATTGTTGATGATCTAGATCATATGGTACTGAAAGAACGGTTAAGGTTGCTTCTGGCCAG GAAGCCTCCAGGATTGTCAACTCCAATTTCCGAG AGTGGTGGTGGAGGTTTGTTGGAGAACATTAACAAACAATGTGGGGAAAAATTAAATGAAGAGATTCATTCTGCTGATGGTAAAGCAGAAATGGGTAGAGATCAGTGTAATGACATACCCGAAGCTAGTAAAATTTCGCTGCCTGAGTTGCCAGCTGCAGGCCTTCAAGAACATGATATATTAAAATCTGGAGCAACGGTGAAGCAACTTGATTCACATGAGGAACAAGGTGTTGCAGCTATAAAGAAAGATGGCTCCAGTAGTTCAACTTGTCGAATCTCTGTCAAGGTGAAGGATGAACCTTGGGACAGCAGCGAATTCCATAATGTCAATGAGGAAATTATGGGTAGCATCTCTACAGAACTCCCAAATGTAAAAAGTGAATGGGAGGTCCAGGATGTTAATACTGATGATCTAGTGGAACATATTAGCTTAATTGATAGATTAAATTTTCTCAAGTCTGGAGATGATTCTAGTTTAAATAGTTCCAATAGCTACTCGTTTTTCAAGAAGTCTGGGTTTTCTTCCTTTACATATAGCTCTAATGCCTCAGAATCTCCAGATACTATAAGCATCAAGCGACTGCGGAAAAGGAAAAGAACAGCAAC TGATTCAGTTCAAACGGCACTCGAGGAGGATGCTCCCGGGCTACTGCAG GTGTTACTCAACAAAGGTGTATTAGTAGATGAAATTAAGCTTTATGGAGAGACTGAGAATGATGAAGATCTGGATGAGTCATCATGTGAAGATGGTTTTTCAGAGCTTGAGGCTGTGATTTCGAAG ATTTTCTTTCAGCGCCAGTCTTATATAAAGTTCCCTATCGTTCGCGCTGCAAAGACTTCAAGAGCAAATTATTGTTTAGCTTGTCTAATCTCGCTTGTGGAGCAG TCACGATACCTGCAATTTCGAAATTGGCCTGCCGAGTGGGGTTGGTGCCGAGACCTTCAAtcgtttatttttgtatttgagaAACATAACAG GATAGTGCTGGAACGCCCTGAATACGGTTATGCGACCTACTTCTTCGAGTTGATACGCTCCTTACCTGTTGAATGGCAGATCAAGCGATTGGTGATTGCTATGAAACTGTCAAATTGTAGCAGAATTTCCCTTATCGAGGACAAAGAATTAGTG GTTGGTGAACATTTGAGTGAAGGGGAGGCCAAGGTGTTGATGGAATATGGTTGGACCCCAAATACTGGCTTGGGAACAATGCTTAACTACCGTGACAGAGTTGTGCATGATAGGAAGAACGAGAAGGAGAGTTCCGAGTGGCGGTCAAAAATAGGTAAGTTGCTGATGAATGGCTTCAACGGCGGGACTATAGTGACGGAAAACGTCCCCAAGAAAGTCGAAGAGTTTATTCGCGCTCGAAGCCCTGACGTAAAGCTTGAAGAATCTGACATCTGA
- the LOC140174291 gene encoding uncharacterized protein, with amino-acid sequence MGLSVGYPDLFLTFTCNPKWLELEDFLKNRKLNAKGRPDVVCRAFKVKLDRLIQDIRKKKDFWKVVYTIEFQKRGLPHAHILVFLHIDDKYPTPEDIDQIIRAEIPDKEADPTYYEAVEKHMMHGLCGTIKRDSPCMENEKCIRHFFKRFVDSTTVDEDGYPIHKLKEDGKTIIKYGIDLDNRCVVPHNRKLLLRGPTSYEDIRTIDGVVYPTYRDACYGKGILDDAKEYIDAIKEASHWSSDKYLRKLFATLLISNSITRKEYMGKELENLMERYPIYSTKLIRESWLIAELANFLTKLTDEQKKVFDTIMETMNNGQGDVFFQYGYGGTGKTFVWKTLVTAIRSKGQIVLLVVSSGITFLLLPGGRTSHLWFAIPINLDEFSTCNIKQNSALADLIIRAKLIIWDEAPIVNRLCIDVLDKTMKDLLRFNNPESLD; translated from the exons atgggtttatcagttggCTATCCAGATCTCTTCTTGACATTCACTTGCAATCCCAAGTGGCTAGAACTAGAAGATTTTCTTAAGAATAGGAAACTTAATGCTAAAGGCAGACCAGATGTTGTTTGTAGAGCTTTCAAAGTGAAACTTGATCGGCTCATACAAgacataagaaagaaaaaggatttTTGGAAGG TTGTATACACCATTGAATTCCAAAAGCGAGGCTTACCACATGCGCATATTCTAGTGTTTTTACATATAGATGATAAATATCCAACCCCAGAAGACATTGATCAGATTATACGCGCTGAGATACCAGATAAAGAGGCTGATCCAACATACTATGAAGCTGTAGAGAAACACATGATGCATGGACTATGTGGAACCATTAAACGAGACTCACCATGCATGGAAAATGAAAAGTGCATAAGACATTTTTTCAAGAGATTTGTTGATAGTACAACGGTTGATGAGGATGGATATCCTATTCACAAACTGAAGGAAGATGGAAAGACAATAATTAAATATGGGATTGATCTTGATAATAGATGTGTTGTCCCACATAACAGGAAATTATTACTGAG aggCCCGACAAGCTATGAGGATATTAGAACCATTGACGGTGTTGTGTACCCCACCTATAGAGATGCATGTTATGGGAAAGGTATTCTTGATGATGCCAAGGAGTACATTGATGCCATCAAGGAAGCAAGCCATTGGAGTTCCGATAAATACCTAAGAAAGTTGTTTGCAACTCTTCTAATATCAAACTCAATAACAAGGAAAGAATATATGGGAAAGGAGTTGGAAAATCTTATGGAAAGATATCCTATATATTCAACGAAACTTATACGAGAATCATG GCTTATCGCAGAACTAGCTAACTTTTTGACAAAGCTAACCGATGAACAAAAAAAGGTATTTGACACCATCATGGAAACTATGAACAATGGACAAGGTGATGTGTTTTTTCAATATGGTTATGGCGGCACTGGAAAGACATTTGTTTGGAAAACCCTAGTTACTGCGATCAGGTCGAAAGGGCAAATTGTTCTATTGGTTGTCTCGAGTGGAATCACATTCCTGTTATTACCTGGTGGAAGAACATCACATTTGTGGTTTGCAATCCCAATCAACCTGGATGAATTCTCAACATGCAATATAAAGCAAAATAGTGCTTTGGCAGATTTGATTATAAGGGCCAAGCTTATTATATGGGATGAAGCTCCGATAGTAAATAGACTTTGCATTGATGTCCTTGATAAGACGATGAAAGACCTATTGCGATTCAATAATCCAGAAAGCCTTGACTAG
- the LOC112703980 gene encoding uncharacterized protein: protein MNDDSVINFLKAAAFLVGFFFLDYLLYRLLTLQVHVDPPEFPLHEQPQGGGGNGNRAGQREDHPEQLAAQDGDGEGEAEAEDDPQQEADIGDGEGEGGGGGDQQEDDGSHHQHLPLLLHHRNVLPGNDRNHDAPRTDKVEPIQDRTLPIQDRTERNYS, encoded by the exons ATGAACGACGACTCAGTGATCAACTTTTTGAAGGCAGCAGCTTTCCTCGTCGGTTTTTTCTTCCTGGACTACCTTCTATACCGCCTTCTAACTCTGCAGGTGCATGTGGATCCGCCGGAGTTCCCGCTGCATGAACAGCCACAGGGCGGCGGCGGCAACGGCAACCGAGCAGGTCAACGGGAGGATCATCCTGAGCAGCTGGCAGCCCAAGACGGCGATGGCGAGGGAGAGGCTGAAGCGGAGGATGATCCTCAGCAAGAAGCTGATATAGGCGACGgcgaaggagaaggaggaggaggaggagatcaACAGGAGGATGACGGTAGCCACCATCAACATCTTCCACTACTCCTTCATCACCGTAACGTGCTTCCTG GAAATGACAGAAATCATGATGCTCCACGAACTGATAAAGTTGAGCCCATTCAAGATCGAACTCTGCCCATTCAAGATCGAACTGAAAGAAACTACAGTTAA
- the LOC112702545 gene encoding uncharacterized protein isoform X2: MVLKERLRLLLARKPPGLSTPISESGGGGLLENINKQCGEKLNEEIHSADGKAEMGRDQCNDIPEASKISLPELPAAGLQEHDILKSGATVKQLDSHEEQGVAAIKKDGSSSSTCRISVKVKDEPWDSSEFHNVNEEIMGSISTELPNVKSEWEVQDVNTDDLVEHISLIDRLNFLKSGDDSSLNSSNSYSFFKKSGFSSFTYSSNASESPDTISIKRLRKRKRTATDSVQTALEEDAPGLLQVLLNKGVLVDEIKLYGETENDEDLDESSCEDGFSELEAVISKIFFQRQSYIKFPIVRAAKTSRANYCLACLISLVEQSRYLQFRNWPAEWGWCRDLQSFIFVFEKHNRIVLERPEYGYATYFFELIRSLPVEWQIKRLVIAMKLSNCSRISLIEDKELVVGEHLSEGEAKVLMEYGWTPNTGLGTMLNYRDRVVHDRKNEKESSEWRSKIGKLLMNGFNGGTIVTENVPKKVEEFIRARSPDVKLEESDI; this comes from the exons ATGGTACTGAAAGAACGGTTAAGGTTGCTTCTGGCCAG GAAGCCTCCAGGATTGTCAACTCCAATTTCCGAG AGTGGTGGTGGAGGTTTGTTGGAGAACATTAACAAACAATGTGGGGAAAAATTAAATGAAGAGATTCATTCTGCTGATGGTAAAGCAGAAATGGGTAGAGATCAGTGTAATGACATACCCGAAGCTAGTAAAATTTCGCTGCCTGAGTTGCCAGCTGCAGGCCTTCAAGAACATGATATATTAAAATCTGGAGCAACGGTGAAGCAACTTGATTCACATGAGGAACAAGGTGTTGCAGCTATAAAGAAAGATGGCTCCAGTAGTTCAACTTGTCGAATCTCTGTCAAGGTGAAGGATGAACCTTGGGACAGCAGCGAATTCCATAATGTCAATGAGGAAATTATGGGTAGCATCTCTACAGAACTCCCAAATGTAAAAAGTGAATGGGAGGTCCAGGATGTTAATACTGATGATCTAGTGGAACATATTAGCTTAATTGATAGATTAAATTTTCTCAAGTCTGGAGATGATTCTAGTTTAAATAGTTCCAATAGCTACTCGTTTTTCAAGAAGTCTGGGTTTTCTTCCTTTACATATAGCTCTAATGCCTCAGAATCTCCAGATACTATAAGCATCAAGCGACTGCGGAAAAGGAAAAGAACAGCAAC TGATTCAGTTCAAACGGCACTCGAGGAGGATGCTCCCGGGCTACTGCAG GTGTTACTCAACAAAGGTGTATTAGTAGATGAAATTAAGCTTTATGGAGAGACTGAGAATGATGAAGATCTGGATGAGTCATCATGTGAAGATGGTTTTTCAGAGCTTGAGGCTGTGATTTCGAAG ATTTTCTTTCAGCGCCAGTCTTATATAAAGTTCCCTATCGTTCGCGCTGCAAAGACTTCAAGAGCAAATTATTGTTTAGCTTGTCTAATCTCGCTTGTGGAGCAG TCACGATACCTGCAATTTCGAAATTGGCCTGCCGAGTGGGGTTGGTGCCGAGACCTTCAAtcgtttatttttgtatttgagaAACATAACAG GATAGTGCTGGAACGCCCTGAATACGGTTATGCGACCTACTTCTTCGAGTTGATACGCTCCTTACCTGTTGAATGGCAGATCAAGCGATTGGTGATTGCTATGAAACTGTCAAATTGTAGCAGAATTTCCCTTATCGAGGACAAAGAATTAGTG GTTGGTGAACATTTGAGTGAAGGGGAGGCCAAGGTGTTGATGGAATATGGTTGGACCCCAAATACTGGCTTGGGAACAATGCTTAACTACCGTGACAGAGTTGTGCATGATAGGAAGAACGAGAAGGAGAGTTCCGAGTGGCGGTCAAAAATAGGTAAGTTGCTGATGAATGGCTTCAACGGCGGGACTATAGTGACGGAAAACGTCCCCAAGAAAGTCGAAGAGTTTATTCGCGCTCGAAGCCCTGACGTAAAGCTTGAAGAATCTGACATCTGA